GGCTCTGTGTCAAGAGTGGAGGATAAAGGAATAACTATTGAAAAATAGGGATTCCTTTTTTCGTATCTTTGTAAGTAAAAGAGTAAGAATAACCAAGATGTAAAAATATGCGCTTTCTTAAATTGTAGAAATATCTGAAACCATATGCATTTCTTTTGATAAGTTTGATTTTATTGTTCATACCCTCAATAAAGCCATTATTGAAACTTGTCTTATATGAGCCTGTTCTTCTTTTATAAATAGTTGTATAGGAAAGTGAACACAAAAGAGGAATAAACCATTTCTTCCTGAAGTTCTTTGCAGTTATAAGATAATAACTGTTTTGAGTATCAAAGATATAATCAAGCCATCTGTTTAATTCATTTTTATAATCATCATGTTTCTCATGAATAAGTTTTAAGAGATTCTGATAGATTTCATAGTTGTCAAGCATTTCCATAATAATGAGAGAATCAAACATAGTATTATGATGACAGTTATCCTTGTTTCTTCTTTCGCTGAGAGTGTAAAGATAGTCAATATATGAAGCACAGGTAAAATATCTTTTGAGATGAAAATCATACCATGTTTTGTCATTATCCAGATCTTTTTTATATTTATAGAATAATCTCAAATTTCTTTTAATGGATTTAGCTAAAGGCTTGTCATGAAGGAAAGAACAAGCATCAAGTCTTGACTGTATGAAATTCTGACCAGCAAGTCTTATATAATGGAATCTGTCACATATGATCTGGGCATGAGGAAAAAGAGAATGCATAATACAGTAAAAAGAAGAAGAGAGATCCATAATAATGAATTTTACTTTTTTTCTTTCATGGAAAGGAAATCTAAGGAAATAGTTTCTAAGGAAAGAAGCTTTTCTATCTTCAATAATATCAAGAGTTTTACCAGTGATAGGATCAACGATATTGAAAGCATAAGTTCCTTTATCGGAAGTTGCCTTGAATTCATCAATGGAGATAACAGAGGAGAGATGATAGAATCTGTCAGGGATATGAATATTTTCATTAAAGATACGATATATTGTATTTTTACCAAGACCATGCATTCTGGAGATGGAAGCCATAGAATAATTTTCCTTCATTTCAAAAAGAGCAGACTGAACATTAGGGACAGTTGCTTTTCTGTTGTCGAACTGGAAAGGAATATTTTCAGAGAAATAGGAAGAACAGTCTTTACAGATATAAAGGTGATAGGAAACGACAAGAACGACAGGGATAGAGCCAAAGGAGAAATGTTTAAGTTCGATAGATCTCAAACCTTTAGAGATATGATGGTTAAAGGAAGAACAGTGAG
The Coprobacillus cateniformis genome window above contains:
- a CDS encoding transposase, giving the protein MSNTDYINVILEILQINVFSHLFVPAPFMDSSSCIKKIPDSNGVITLFIHLQSPVVPLVCPHCSSFNHHISKGLRSIELKHFSFGSIPVVLVVSYHLYICKDCSSYFSENIPFQFDNRKATVPNVQSALFEMKENYSMASISRMHGLGKNTIYRIFNENIHIPDRFYHLSSVISIDEFKATSDKGTYAFNIVDPITGKTLDIIEDRKASFLRNYFLRFPFHERKKVKFIIMDLSSSFYCIMHSLFPHAQIICDRFHYIRLAGQNFIQSRLDACSFLHDKPLAKSIKRNLRLFYKYKKDLDNDKTWYDFHLKRYFTCASYIDYLYTLSERRNKDNCHHNTMFDSLIIMEMLDNYEIYQNLLKLIHEKHDDYKNELNRWLDYIFDTQNSYYLITAKNFRKKWFIPLLCSLSYTTIYKRRTGSYKTSFNNGFIEGMNNKIKLIKRNAYGFRYFYNLRKRIFLHLGYSYSFTYKDTKKGIPIFQ